The Anas acuta unplaced genomic scaffold, bAnaAcu1.1 SCAFFOLD_429, whole genome shotgun sequence genome window below encodes:
- the TBRG1 gene encoding LOW QUALITY PROTEIN: transforming growth factor beta regulator 1 (The sequence of the model RefSeq protein was modified relative to this genomic sequence to represent the inferred CDS: inserted 2 bases in 1 codon), with translation MPKAPRGRPAERYRLKYNRLRRAARALVFENGALCDEVARLEAKFLRARDERRFLLTRLLQLRALAGPEEAGGEGGRRARRGVWGSSGPGGATNLPPGYRSTRLFASLRRPARRCLYTCRIVAGXPRCEIVAEDEPGRVFSGATPDFCHARLLQALEEAGGRPRGSPHGPGAGEEFFGLTHPVVRRHLQGEAGAFVHPEEEEEEEEDDEDDEDDEDEEEEEEEEGAAQAFPYGDIFLGSPTGSDD, from the exons ATGCCGAAGGCTCCGCGGGGGAGGCCGGCCGAGCGCTACCGCCTGAAGTACAACCGGTTGCGGCGGGCGGCGCGGGCGCTGGTCTTCGAGAACGGGGCGCTCTGCGACGAGGTGGCGAGGTTGGAGGCCAAGTTCCTCCGGGCGCGGGACGAGCGCCGCTTCCTACTCACTCGTTTACTCCAACTCCGAGCTCTGGCCGGGCCCGAGGAGGCCGGGGGCGAGGGCGGGCGGAGGGCGaggaggggag tttGGGGGTCgtcggggccggggggggccacCAACTTGCCCCCGGGCTACCGGAGCACCCGGCTCTTCGCCAGCTTGCGGAGGCCGGCCCGGCGTTGCCTCTACACTTGCCGGATCGTGGCCGG CCCCCGGTGCGAAATCGTGGCCGAGGACGAGCCCGGGAGGGTTTTTTCGGGTGCCACGCCCGATTTTTGTCACGCCCGCCTCCTCCAGGCCTTGGAGGAGGCCGGGGGGAGGCCCCGGGGGTCTCCgcacggccccggggccggCGAGGAATTTTTCGGCCTCACCCACCCCGTGGTCCGGAGGCATCTCCAAGGGGAGGCCGGGGCCTTCGTCCAccccgaggaggaggaggaggaggaggaggacgatGAGGACGATGAGGACgatgaggatgaggaagaggaggaggaagaggaaggcgCCGCCCAAGCCTTCCCCTACGGCGACATCTTCCTCGGCAGCCCCACGGGATCCGACGACTGA